cttatatatcacactcaaccatggaagctaaaTTTTTAGCTCTAGTGGAAACCGACAAAGAGGTTgggtggcttagggatctcatgtcgGATATCCCCATAACCGTGAAGTATTAACAATATTGATACATTATGATAGTTAAGTTACTTTACTCTTGCTAGAGCATacaatagtgtgtataatgggaagtctagacacataaaTCCAAGACATCAATATGCGAGATAATTAATGTAGTGTTTCGTCTAGGGTTTAAAGCTTTCAAGAAGATCAAAGGGTTTTCTTTATAACTACAGTTTTCACTTCTCTTCTCTCGTCTTGTATTGGACTTAGTCAAgaaaattttgtgtagattcttattatattggtagtgtaatctcactctcccccaacatttaTAATGATGCTATTCCTTCAACGCTTAATCTTTTTATTAGGAAAAACTATAATCAAGTTGCATTCGCTACTCATGCATTGTTGAGTTGTGTTGACCCTAGAAATGGTTAATGATAATTTGAATAAACAATGACAATAATTTGAGAACTgaacaataataaaataataacacaagAGTTTATATTGGTATGGCCCAAAAAgttgtaatgacctacgtctacaTGACATTTTTATTGAATAAATGCTCAAACTCAAGATCACATTAACGGGTATCAATTGAATTTCTTTAAGACAGAGTTCTATTTACAATTTGTTAGAGTTTATATGTGAAAAAAGTTTGCATGAATCAAAATGGTCTAGTGAGTCCTTTATTTATAGGTTCACTGGTATTACAATGTCAATAATGGTCCCTTAAAAGTGTACTATGCCTTTGGAATGAGCTTCTCGAGTACTGCGTGTTAGACCTTATGTTTGACCAACTACGCATCAATGGGTCATACATTCATTGCATAAAGATGTTCGACTAGAATCGTTGGCTATCTCATCTTTGACTTATCGTGAGCCTAGTCATTGTATCCACTTACATCGTCCATAGTGAATGTCGTTAATGCTTTTATTATTGCCACATGTCCTTGATAATTGTCATGTCATTAtgctaaaaaaaaaaagggataagAAGTTGTTCCAGAGCTAGAAATAAAATGGAAAATTTATGATTATAAGTACAAGTTGTTATGTCTAACTTGAATTTATACTTTTATTTTCTTATGTATTTGATGGCTAAATCtttgttatgtatggatgattggAAATATTTCTTGCATATAGCTTGGGTTATTTGGATTGATAGAAAGTCACGATTGCATAAACAAAGTAACATGCTTCCTAAGGATATTTTTTCTTGGGCAAACTCTCTTTTGCAGGAATACAAAGAAGGTGTTGCTCTTGCTAGGAAGCCTTTGGAGGCAAAATGAGTAGATCTAttcctttttttattattattgcttAGGGATTTTATAAGTTAAATATTGATGATGCAGTTTCTACAAAAGAAATAACAATGGGAGTGGGTGATGTTGTTAGAGATCATGATGATCAAATTATTAGTGGTTTGATTATTCTACTTCAATGAGTGTTTTCCCCTTTGATTATGGAAGCTCAAGTCAATTTATTGGCTCTTTAATTGGTTCTCAATGGTTACATTTCATGTTTATCTTATAAAATAGAGTAATTATAAGGACACTTTACGGCATTATATACTACTTGATGTGTCATATCACTATTAGTTCAAATTAATATCGGGTtccacatattttattttaaaattaaaatatgtgaaACCCGATTTTGAATTACACTACTAGCATCATGCCACATTAATTTATGTTGTACACCTTAAGGTGTCAAATAGCAAAGCAATATTCTCTAAAAAATGATGCTTATAAAGTGATTGTTGAAAAAATTAATGGTGTTGGTAGTGCTTTACCTGTTCTAGAAAATTTTATTTGTAGCATTAAACGTTCATTATCTTCCTTTCTTGATATAGAGGTAGTTGTTTTTAAATTCTTAGGGAGGCTAATATACAGGGATGTAAACGGGGTGGGGCGGGGCGGGGTGGGGCTGGCGATGGCTCCCCCATCCCCGCCCCGTCTCGGGGTCGGGGCTCTATCGGGTACCcgtttaataaaaatatttaatttttttctaaaattgataaaataattaatattttttaatataaaataattaaaaaacaataaattataccattaataaatatatatttttatataaatcattatattatatactttaaataatatttatattaaaaatatatattacaatgTAAACGAGGCGGGTTCGGGACGGGGTTCATGTTTCCCGCCTCTGCCCCATTAGGggcgcactacaagaaaaatgacTTTCAATAAGACCAAAAAAGTATTATGAAATATGAACCATAACACTTTTCGATGTGTTAAGAAAAATGGCGTTATCGTAGCTCAGAGCACTTTACATAATACTTTTCCAAAGTTATAAAGAAGTATTATTGTATAGTCTCCAATAACactttgttgtgttattttaataaattggtAAGTATTTCTTTTGTTATTTATAATAGTATAAATAACACTTTTTGCCACCACTTATAAAAGGGAAATTTGACATTTTATGCTTAATAGTGGATTGTAattcaaaaaaatgctaggcattcttatcattacaaaataatgccaattcATTTTAgcatacctaaaatacccctatcaCAACTATCTCCTCTCTTCCctcctctcttccttcttcttgtttcttcctcactctctttcactcacctcacctcacaccgCCACTAAGAGCACCACGGTAGAAGGAAGTCGAGCAACCCCTACGAAAGCCATTTGTAGAGATCAAGACCAAAGTAAGGGTTGAGAAATCTTGGCGAAAAATTTTatgggtaagcaattttttcttaaatacttggattagtgatgtttcctttaaactttttgggcatttcgaataaatctgagcaatatttgcacatttttttggtttttttctggttttttgtcGATCCGCGTTTTCTGGgtattttctgggtttgggttgtgctcgatggttgctcgatgcctgctcgatacaggctcgatggcacatcaatttTTATGGTTGCATGTTGTGCttgatggttactcgatacctactcgatggtaatgcgcattatcactatttcatgcatgcttgatggttgctcgatgcctgctcgatgcaggctcgatggaaCATCAATTTTACGGTTGaatgttgtgctcgatggttactcgatacctactcgatgggtactcgatggtaatgtgtattctcactatttcatgcatgctcgatggatgaTTGATgtctgctcgatgcaggctcgatggcacatcattttttacgttgcatgttgtgctcgatggttacttgatacctactcgatgcaagctcgatggtaatgtgcattctcactattttgtgcatgctcgatggaggctcgatgcctgctcgatgtaggctcgatggtcatgtttttcagcatcgttaaaataccatttcctaccatatgtttttcagctaattgtatttgtgtttttttatttcaaGTTTTACTAtttacgtatttgtttcttacaacggtgtttgggaaacagatggtaggaaatggtattttaaggatgctgaaggtgaagtgataccagtagagaatgatgccacttacttgcaactacttgacatactacacgagacatttcaggtggatagagaggtgtatgaattgaaactcaaGGTGCCATACGTATGCGACGACCAACAATTTGCACCGGTTTAATTGAGGAATGATCATCAAGTTCatgtattcttaggaataagcttgaaaGAACAGATAGTCTTATGTGTGACTCTAGTTAAGAAGAATGTCATGTCAGATCCTTCTCTtagtgtgaacaaaaaagacaGGACCAATGTCGATCCATCTCCTGCAGGTAGCAATTACAAGCATCTTAgcgaggtgggcacttttgttccagttactGATCCAATGGCTACTATTCAGCTTGATATACCATAAGGAGGTCCCACATgtgtgcttgaggcatatgagtacgatccctatgtgaatgatgatccatttggtaattgctttgaagataatgatgatggttccgaggatgactcgtattatagtgcagatgtttcaaatgaggagttagacatttcccaagcccaacaagtaAAAGAAGAGTCAAGACTGCCTCTTGCACAGGCACATCTTCCAACTCAAGGACGTCGAGCACCTGCTCGAAGCAGTAATCAACCTGCTAGGACAGAAGATAACACTGGGTGGAGGGATacaattgtatcaagagaagatcacacCAGATGGAGTGCCCCAATATTTACAAAAGACGATATTGAGGCATATGCTAAAACCCATTCCTCATCATCTGGTGCaccaatgggagaaatatatgttgggaagacttttgaggacaagattgatttaaaatccaaagctgctctatttgcaatgaagaataactttgagtatatggtgaaaaagtctggtattgacgtgtggtatatcacatgcaaagatcctgactgttgttggagactaagagggaaaaaactaccaatgtcccccatgtttgagatcacggtatacaagagcgtagacacatgctcactagaagtgcgacAAAAAGGTCATCATCAACCTGCACCGTGGGTCGTTGGacacctcataaagaacaaatacacagttgatgggaccagttacatggcaaacaacataaaggaggatatgaagaaaatttttggtattgatatgagttatgaaaaggcatggagatgtagagagaatGCACTTACAtatgttagggggacatatgaggattcgtattgcaagttaccatcctacttgcacatgttgcagcaaaataatctaggtacaattactgattttatCACTGAAGATGGTCATTTCCTATATTGCTTCTTTGcccttggagtttgtaggaggggatttagattttgtcgtcctgtgatatgtgtggatggcacgttcttgaagaataagtacggtGGCCATATGCTATGTGCTGTTGCTTTGGAAGCGAATAGTCATTTATATCTGATTGCATTCgggttggtggatagtgagaaccacaactcgtggaaatatttcatgacgaagttgaaggaagccattggggacGTTGATGACTTGGCTTTCGTGTCAGATAGGCATGCTAGTATTATTCAAGCTCTAGAGGCTGTctttcctgatgcctaccacaacgcatgctaccatcacatcagtatgaatgtgaaagcTAAGTTCAAGACCGATCACTATCAGAGTGAGATGTGGGTAGCAgcctatgcatggaagaagaccaaatttctaaagcattttgaaaatattaagcgaatggatcctcccatagctgcctatttggagggaattggttttgataagtggtctcgtcctttctttcctggaaaacgatataatataatgacaagcaactacgctgaaagcttcaacaacaagaccaaggatgcaagaaccttttcagttacatttttttttggaattcatttggttcacactacagtcttggttttctgaacgacgtagtgtgatagagaagactaccaccaaattatccaccctgatggtggcagatgtatcgaacaatgctgacaaaggaaggttcatgaatgtctatgcccttggtcaattcgagtttcatataactggtgcagacagcgatgctgaggtgaatttgatgatgaaatcatgctcatgtgggagattccagctcataggcacaccttgtccccatgcaactgcagcagctatagagcgtggagtgaacctttactctttgtgttcaccgttttacaccattgagtcatggaggaattcatacaaagaaaccatttaccTAACTGGGAACGAGAATGACTCGATACTTccagatgacattaagaatatggtagttggtgtacccatagagaaacaacaagttggtcgCCCAAAAAATCCaaagctaggaagaccaaggacaaaCTGTTGGCCATCTGGCAGGGAAAAACTAGTTACAATGCGTAAGTGCAGTAGAtgtggtggtcgtggccacaacaagtcctcatgcaaagctcggctttgagtttattttttgttgtattttatttaaacttgaagttgaaggctattttttgttttgtttttttattgtcattaatgaattttggtcgttaattgtcgttaataaaaagatgctcaatacaaaaaaaattcttaataacCTAAATTTTAAGcaaagaaatataataagaagagAATTTTCAATGTctaacattctgataccataaATCAACTGTCCATTTGTTTTTGAACAACTTCATGTTGTCATCGCAGATCGTGTGaagtggtagcctacccaataagtgttcgatgtgcttaatggcgtacacaccacaatctccactgtgAACGAAACATAAACtgcattagtaacaaaatcaacatagaatttaattttaaaaacttgaataaaaactagaattttgattacctgactttggtttggggtactgaatcaactggcatgcggtgcacgttgaactctttgcatctttgagctccaggtggaatcgtcaaccgagggtcgtccttgaaaagttgtgactgcaataacaacgatgggaacaaagtagaccatgacttcataaacgattgcagttgtttatcacttatcacggtcacgtctgaatcataaacattcagagtccaagtagaaatggaggcttcaactgcaaaccaatgtgcttgaaggtagttctggcaccaatatacagtgtCTACTCCCTTCCACGATGCCAGAAATTGATTGTCAATTCCCGTAATCATTGATATCACATCTGAATCCCACAAAAACCTTTTCTTATCCGCTTCCTTGGCATTCTAATATGCATCATAACGAACTggtaccacttgtgagaacataatattcatcacaacaACATCTTGCTGATACGCCCCAAGATAGAACTGTCAACGCCTACGTAGCATATGCTTGGccacatcaatatgctgcaaaaatgaTAGGAAAACAATTAATTAgcctatcgaaccccatttaaagctactagaaccaaaccatctcCCTCTAtccatcgaaccaacatcgaacccctatcgaaccaaaTTTAAAGCTACTacaaccaaaccatctgcctctatcCATCGAACCCCATCAAACCCCTATCAAACCCCATgaacccaaaccatctgcctatcgaaccccatttaaagctactagaaccaaaccatctcACTCTATCCATCGAACCCcatttaaagctactagaaccaGGCCATCTCCATCTGCCTATgcacatcgaacccctatcgaaccaaaTTTAATACTTGggtatcctcatcatcagggccatcaacaaaaatattggctgccttcgcaacctcagcagctatctctgccaccttctcaaaatcagtgggaatttctacctcttcttcttggcccaaTCTGGGATGCAAGGGAGCATCACCCTCAGTCAGagcgctataataatctatctccgaaggccgtggcttcaacatggacaacacaatcaactgcatcaaatacaaagcattaagttagtttgaaaccaccaaagaatattgtattttgacataatatagcagaacttacactcgtcttcttgaacatcGGTGCAAGTTCGGCCTTCGAAATAGGACACTCCTTATTGCTTGACCAACTGAGCATCCTCGGAAActggtttccatggttaataccatactcacgtgcaaactgctggatggcttcgtatgcccaatactgcaatgcaggGCCATAACCATGCAAACTGTATTTTGCTTCTTTCTAtttccccttaacttccttcttcttctcatagttcctcttctgatgatgcatgtcttttttacatgaatccataagcttgttaaaagacaccttcccccatgggtaggtaagaagtactcagtgtcctccaccatctttagcgaatctatccagacatttaacttgccttctcgtgcaagtaaaaccccctcaacaaagaaacataggcctaacttgtaggcatcttcaactacagTGCAGTTTTTTAAAGTAGCCTCCAAATGCACTATCTTCActgtttcttcatcattaaagtactccttgattaagcgatcactagtcaagtgtttcttcaaatcagtctcagatggctcggaactgaagttcaaccccgtaaccaaagcaaactcgcctctaccaaatctacaaggtctagatcccaaatgaaaatgcaactcatcctctttgatgcactagatcttgcgcaacattaattgatgtatgagagatgcagagaagtctaacttctcagcaacgaaaaattgtttgaaaggggattccttcaccctttctatcaacACAAACTCctcaaacttgtaaaaagaaacttcggcatctgcaaaaaataaaaataaaaataatacagttAAAGTCGCATGAAAAAtccataaataaacatatatgcaaccatcgaaccactatcgagtaCCTATCAAACAccaatcgaacccctatcgaactaGACATTTCCATAAAAAACTACCCCATCGAACATCCATCGATCACCATCGAACCAACcctagagcatgcatcgaaccaccatcgagcaaccctagagcatgcatcgaaccaccattgagCATGCATCGAGCCATAATCGAGCATGCATCAAATCACAGAAGCATAAACCtaaaaccccaaatgacctaacctatCGAACCCAATTGAGCATGCATCGAGCGCCGTCTAACAACCATCgagtatgcatcgaacccccTAAATGCCTACCCATCGATGCTCATCGAACCCCCCAACGATGCCCATcaaaccatcgagcaacatcaaaTAAACAAAGCAAAAGCTCACACTCGATATTTAACATACCCATTCCAAAATACTCAAAAAAATCAGATCAATATGCTCACACACGTAAAGTATacaacattcaaacaaaaaaataaaaaaataaaaatcaaggGAAATCGACCTTCACCTTTGTGATTTTATAAGGAGGAGAAGAGATGCGAAGGACCTCGACGGAGGTGGAGGAGAAGAGACGTGGTCGACCTCGGCAGAGGGGTTGTGCTTCAATGAGGGCAGAGGGGTCTCAGGGTCTTGGTGCTTCGACGAGACGGAGGGGTTGTGCTTCAGGGTCTCGGTGCTTCAGAGGTTCAACGGAGAAGTGCTTCAACGAAGGCCAGACAGTGGTTCGACGGCGGTGAGACAAGCTTCTCCTATTGGGTTCGATGGTTCTCGATGGGTATCGAGGGGGAGAGATGAacggagagagagagaatgagataaTGGAGAGAGAGAGGAGAATCAAAAGTGGGGGAAATGTTTTTATGACAGGGGCATTTTGGGTACTGTAAAAAGTTTTGccattattttgtaatgataaaaatgcctagcattttttttaattacaaccccctattaagcataaaaagtcaaatttcccttataaaatagtattatagtaatttttattataacacattttttgtattatacaAAATATTTTGCATGTGTTAGCTAATATGATGCATATAAGCTTATATAACACTGGTAAAAATGATACTTAAAGCAAAgcaatataatataaataatttttttttattaatcatttgaattaaactaaaatatttaGCCTTGTGTTTGGCTTCTAAATTgtattacaaaataaattatatatgaaCATGTAAAAAGAAGTGTACAAAGttaatgaaataaattatttgattttAAAGACCTCAATCAAGTCATTTtgaataaaattacaacaattaGTCTTGTTCTGACTTCCATAGTGATTAAATGCTAAGTTatttgaagatgaagagaattttTTTATGATAATAACCACTTGATGGTGATAAATAATATAGAAGGCAACAACTCCTATAGTATAGTCTTTTAATATTTGTGGTGCACGACAAAGGATCCCAAATGGCATAGAGACACATACTTATTTCATATGTTTCCACATCTTCCTGTTCTCTATAGAACCAAAACATGTTTAGTCTAAAGTCATTACCAAACACAATATGATACAACTCATTATAATTAGTGattagagaaagaaaaagaagttgaAGGAATATGCTCGGTTgcaaatttattaaaataaacaaattaaaggAGTTTAAAATTTAGAGAGAAAGGATTAaccaaatgaaataaaaattgaAATACTTAGAACATGATGGAAAACTAGGAGTGCATACAATCGCAAAAGCCCAAAATAGAGAAAACAAGCAATAGAACCTAAAATTGGATTAAATTCACTCTTTATTTATCAATAGTGATAACAAAAGGTATCATACGAAAATAACTACATGCTGAAATTAAGAATTGTATTAAAATTAATTGCAAAACCGATTTGTAGTGAAACAAATTACATCAACAAGTAAGTGTATAGATATATAATTATCTAGTTGTCATAAAAGAAATGGATAAATGCCAGAATATGGTTAAGAGAGAAATGAGACCATTTTTTAGGTAACTCGTGAACAAGTGTGCCATTTGTTTTTCTGGTTTCTAAATTGATATAAGTAAAGGAAGAACATCGAATTTCTACCCGtctcaatactttttttttttatcaaatcaaCCTATCTGAAATGATCTAACCACATTTCATATGATAATTTAAGACTTTAAATGACCAATTTAATTACAACCTCAAATTATCAACAATTTATAAACACACATAAAAAAATGCAGACAACAGTAGTAAACCAAGAAACAATACAAGGCAAACATAAATTATGACTCACAatttcaactatattaaaataatttcaccTACTTTAGATGATTACTATGATAGAGTACCACAACTTAAAACATGTAAT
The genomic region above belongs to Humulus lupulus chromosome 1, drHumLupu1.1, whole genome shotgun sequence and contains:
- the LOC133823615 gene encoding uncharacterized protein LOC133823615 translates to MITGIDNQFLASWKGVDTVYWCQNYLQAHWFAVEASISTWTLNVYDSDVTVISDKQLQSFMKSWSTLFPSLLLQSQLFKDDPRLTIPPGAQRCKEFNVHRMPVDSVPQTKVSGDCGVYAIKHIEHLLGRLPLHTICDDNMKLFKNKWTVDLWYQNVRH